The following proteins are encoded in a genomic region of Neurospora crassa OR74A linkage group VI, whole genome shotgun sequence:
- a CDS encoding A/G-specific adenine glycosylase yields the protein MDENRRPSTHAVTVQTAMAHSSTATAAQSGSITTIKQEDGVSFHIKPEHDSFSLSDLPPFIREENGMEVIYEDGHLEEEDADVQEEGIVVTKFGSHHGSSHANRFEPNRSRTITKRKPDFQEDEPGTKSDSDSDSDSDSAFESMSLGTRKRQKTETGRANTTASTTTTTGMRPETTMVLSTKQVITQIFSSSSPRAHSDIHTYPLPPDQPHRHSYHSPLLLSFPSNSKSCSTENSTAAARKHRDALLAWFDTYSAARQMPWRKAWVDASPLLYPASGIPSSSIAINTTSAPAPASASASKPAASSVQPTSDSLVGPKVKASPPIPESALLFPNLAASILRAQAEAEAQKRQAQAEAEARARAHAQAKVKAEAEAKSQKQAQTLQSLRSTIAQRFYETLLSEILRQIFRETDQEEAIKNITTQYDRWIKAFPTIEDLAKANEEQVEELSDDIRATRLHRAARQICEGKSYKSIEIIRLPTTVEKLQNLSGVGPHTAGVVAAVVFGRAEPMVIWDVTRVLARQLGIRADANKNAAREVIWEAARRLVEQVAWDGVEAEEEAKAKRIGKSKKGTRKDMNEGENVVDLDDRRNRGPPPLSDRPGRWGQALMELGAAVCLAAPKTPLCHLCPIQATCRAYAEGLEIAREEGMVVGNKATRKEQDRQALKKKVDKLQKQKVVDIEDAACSLCPPLSLSPPIFPSASHSSNYTSATKIKKENQDEIWQPGEYLEDTDRDTEVHYLGTVPKSALPSTKENTGTHNMQTTQDTQQQTNNKDAKTIWTTFYEQNSWLRLPINLERSKPIPDYLCSTTRKFITAYCAQYPYNAYTKAKPEGKTTTASGPPKNIDLSMFRYQT from the coding sequence ATGGACGAGAACAGGCGTCCAAGCACCCATGCCGTCACCGTTCAAACCGCCATGGCCCATTCATCAACGGCAACAGCAGCCCAATCTGGGAGTATCACGACCATCAAGCAAGAAGATGGCGTGTCATTTCACATCAAGCCTGAACATGACTCCTTTAGTCTCTCGGATTTGCCCCCTTTCATCCGAGAGGAAAACGGAATGGAGGTCATCTACGAGGACGGTCAtctggaagaagaggacgctGATGTGCAAGAAGAGGGGATTGTTGTCACCAAGTTCGGGTCCCATCATGGCTCCAGCCATGCCAACAGATTTGAACCAAATCGCTCAAGAACCATCACCAAGCGCAAGCCGGACTTTCAAGAGGACGAGCCCGGGACAAAATCAGACTCAGACTCAgactccgactccgactccgCCTTCGAGTCCATGAGTTTGGGAACCCGTAAACGCCAAAAGACCGAGACTGGCCGGGCGAACACGACCGCAAGCACCACGACAACAACTGGGATGAGACCAGAAACCACCATGGTGTTGTCCACTAAACAGGTCATCACTCAAATCTTCTCGTCCAGTTCTCCTCGCGCCCATAGCGATATCCACACCTACCCACTGCCGCCAGACCAACCTCATCGACATAGCTACCACAGTCCCCTTCTCCTATCCTTCCCAAGCAACTCGAAATCCTGTTCCACAGAAAATTCCACAGCTGCAGCCCGCAAGCACCGCGATGCCCTCCTCGCCTGGTTCGACACGTACAGTGCAGCTCGCCAGATGCCGTGGCGGAAGGCTTGGGTTGATGCCAGTCCGTTGCTTTACCCTGCCAGCGgtatcccttcttcctccatcgcAATCAACACCACttccgctcccgctcccgcttccgcttccgctTCCAAGCCCGCTGCTTCCAGCGTTCAGCCGACATCAGACTCGCTTGTGGGTCCCAAGGTGAAAGCTTCCCCACCGATTCCGGAATCagccctcctcttccccaaccTAGCTGCCTCGATTCTCCGCGCTCAAGCCGAAGCTGAGGCACAAAAACGGCAAGCCCAAGCTGAAGCTGAAGCGAGAGCCCGCGCCCACGCCCAAGCAAAAGTCaaagccgaagccgaagccaAATCCCAAAAGCAAGCCCAAACTCTCCAATCCCTCCGGTCCACCATCGCCCAACGTTTTTACGAAACTCTCCTCTCCGAAATTTTGCGCCAAATTTTCCGTGAGACCGACCAGGAGGAGGCGATAAAGAACATCACAACGCAATATGACCGGTGGATAAAGGCTTTTCCGACAATAGAGGATTTGGCAAAGGCGAATGAGGAACAGGTGGAGGAATTATCAGACGACATCCGCGCTACACGTTTACACAGGGCGGCGAGACAGATTTGCGAAGGGAAGAGTTACAAGAGTATCGAGATTATTCGGTTGCCGACGACGGTTGAGAAGCTCCAGAACCTATCTGGCGTCGGGCCACATACTGCCGGTGTGGTAGCTGCTGTAGTTTTTGGGCGAGCAGAGCCGATGGTAATCTGGGACGTCACCCGCGTCCTGGCGCGGCAACTGGGAATCAGAGCGGATGCGAATAAGAACGCAGCCCGGGAGGTGATTTGGGAAGCGGCGAGGAGGTTGGTGGAGCAAGTGGCTTGGGACGGCGTTgaagctgaggaggaggccaaggcgAAGCGGATAGGGAAAAGCAAGAAGGGAACCCGAAAGGACATGAACGAGGGAGAAAACGTGGTTGATCTGGATGACAGAAGAAACAGAGGACCACCCCCTCTCAGTGACCGGCCGGGACGTTGGGGTCAAGCGCTTATGGAACTGGGAGCAGCCGTCTGTCTCGCGGCGCCGAAGACGCCCTTGTGCCACTTGTGTCCCATCCAAGCCACGTGCAGAGCGTATGCGGAAGGGCTGGAGATCgcaagggaggaagggatggTGGTAGGAAATAAGGCCACCAGAAAAGAGCAGGACAGGCAAgcgttgaagaagaaagtgGACAAGTTGCAAAAGCAAAAGGTGGTGGATATAGAAGATGCGGCATGTTCGTTATGCCCTCCTCTATCATTATCTCCTCCAATCTTTCCCTCTGCTAGTCATTCGTCGAACTACACTTCTGCAACgaagataaagaaggagAACCAAGACGAGATATGGCAGCCAGGGGAGTATCTGGAAGACACAGACCGCGACACAGAAGTGCACTACCTCGGCACCGTGCCCAAGTCGGCGCTGCCCAGCACCAAAGAGAACACCGGTACTCATAACATGCAGACCACCCAGGACACTCAACAACAGACAAACAACAAGGACGCAAAAACCATCTGGACCACCTTCTACGAACAAAACAGCTGGTTAAGGCTCCCTATTAACCTCGAACGCAGCAAGCCTATACCCGACTATCTCTGCTCGACAACCAGAAAGTTTATTACTGCTTACTGCGCCCAATATCCCTACAATGCCTATACCAAGGCGAAACCCGAagggaagacgacgacggcatCAGGTCCCCCGAAAAACATCGATCTTTCCATGTTCAGGTATCAAACTTAG
- a CDS encoding A/G-specific adenine glycosylase, whose product MVETRRRSARIADAKIELLDHHTAPESADSDSNSSALSDIDESDFDSDVRPTKRQKIAGGQASRAVRKTRSTTVKTVTTRTKVSATTTTSTSTSITTTLAATPIAKPKATAASIQALVTQIFDCPFPQGNEPPCHPPHPHPLTYHNPLLLSSPTARKHRDALLTWFDSVSSSRQMPWRKPWIDTTPFVSSSSSATCPQDLKEAVAQRAYEVLLSETMLQQTRVSTVIAYYNKWLAALPTMQSLAAAQPEEVLSLWKGLGYYSRATRLHALAQLVCPPPEEGGYDGLLPQTVDKLVQLPGIGRYTAGAVASIVYGCAEPMVDGNVIRVLTRQLGIRGDVKSKEVLEVVWEAAKRLVEAVAWDGTDVTEDGREGKEPPVSDRPGTWGQGLMELGATVCLPGPAKPKCGQCPVKDTCRAYQEGVKIATQKGLVPEGKVTARKRVVDIEDSCTLCPLPEAEESDKQESDTGTKKRKQGEVSAFFDKFKTSGTRRKKDAAEDSDPAEPSSAAMEVITSHCCKYPYTKPKTKKLREEECLVVAIRRPSDGRYLIHKRPAKGLLAGMWELPSHTLPADLKWNDGSAAMKKDKVRMVLKDVLKEVGVSSWREKEAELGTVPWTFSHFKLAMHVWAVDLVKRDEVGSEGGEGNAKMKRWATIEEIEGENMGTGMKKCWELVKESRGR is encoded by the coding sequence ATGGTCGAGACAAGGCGCCGCAGCGCTCGAATTGCGGACGCAAAGATCGAACTGCTGGACCATCACACCGCACCAGAAAGTGCCGATTCAGACTCAAACTCCTCCGCTCTTTCGGACATTGACGAAAGTGACTTTGACTCAGATGTCAGGCCAACTAAACGCCAGAAGATTGCGGGTGGACAAGCGTCGCGAGCGGTTAGGAAGACAAGGAGCACGACTGTCAAGACggtgacgacgaggacgaaagTATcagctaccaccaccaccagcacctccACTTCAATCACTACGACTCTCGCAGCAACACCAATAGCCAAACCCAAAGCAACAGCAGCCTCAATCCAGGCGCTCGTCACTCAGATTTTTGACTGCCCCTTCCCCCAAGGAAACGAACCCCCATGCCACCCaccccatcctcatccattAACCTACCATAACCCTCTCCTACTCTCTTCTCCCACAGCCCGCAAGCACCGCGATGCCCTCCTCACCTGGTTTGACTCCGTCTCTTCCTCTCGGCAAATGCCCTGGCGAAAACCATGGATCGACACTACCCCCTtcgtctcttcctcctcgtccgccaCCTGTCCCCAGGACCTGAAGGAAGCTGTAGCCCAGCGGGCCTACGAGGTGTTGCTTTCCGAGACCATGTTGCAGCAGACCCGAGTATCGACCGTCATTGCCTATTACAACAAATGGCTAGCCGCCCTCCCGACCATGCAGTCTCTGGCAGCCGCCCAACCAGAGGAAGTTCTCTCCCTTTGGAAGGGCCTCGGCTACTACTCGCGCGCCACCCGCCTTCATGCACTTGCACAACTGGTCTGTCCGCCCCCTGAAGAAGGTGGGTATGATGGGTTGCTCCCGCAGACGGTGGACAAGCTGGTGCAGCTGCCGGGGATTGGGCGGTATACAGCCGGCGCTGTTGCTTCCATTGTGTACGGTTGCGCGGAGCCAATGGTTGATGGGAACGTCATCAGGGTGCTGACGAGGCAGTTGGGGATTAGAGGCGATGTCAAGAGCAAAGAAGTGCTGGAGGTGGTGTGGGAGGCTGCTAAGCGGCTGGTTGAGGCTGTTGCTTGGGACGGCACCGATGTCACCGAAGATGGgcgggaggggaaggaaccCCCCGTCAGTGACAGGCCGGGCACATGGGGTCAGGGCTTGATGGAACTTGGAGCTACGGTCTGTTTACCAGGGCCAGCGAAGCCCAAGTGTGGACAGTGTCCTGTCAAGGACACTTGCAGGGCTTATCAAGAGGGGGTGAAGATTGCGACTCAGAAGGGACTGGTGCCGGAGGGGAAAGTGACGGCAAGGAAGAGAGTGGTGGACATTGAAGATTCATGCACGCTATGTCCACTACCCGAAGCGGAAGAGTCTGACAAGCAGGAGAGTGATACTGGAACGAAAAAACGGAAGCAAGGCGAGGTGTCCGCGTTCTTTGACAAGTTCAAAACCTCAGGTACGCGCCGCAAGAAAGACGCAGCAGAGGACTCCGATCCAGCAGAGCCATCTTCAGCCGCCATGGAAGTCATCACTTCTCACTGCTGCAAGTATCCCTACACAAAACCCAAGACGAAGAAGCTGCGCGAGGAAGAGTGTCTCGTGGTAGCAATCCGCCGTCCATCCGACGGGCGCTACCTGATCCATAAGCGGCCGGCCAAGGGTCTGCTGGCGGGCATGTGGGAGCTTCCCAGCCATACCTTGCCTGCTGATTTGAAATGGAACGATGGGTCTGCGGcgatgaagaaggacaaggtgCGCATGGTTTTGAAGGACGTTTTAAAAGAGGTGGGAGTGAGCAGTTGGAGGGAGAAAGAGGCAGAGCTGGGGACGGTGCCGTGGACATTTTCGCATTTCAAGTTGGCGATGCATGTATGGGCCGTTGACTTGGTGAAAAGGGATGAAGTCGGGagtgagggaggggagggtaacgcgaagatgaagaggtggGCGACGATAGAGGAGATCGAGGGAGAAAACATGGGGACGGGGATGAAGAAGTGTTGGGAGTTGGTTAAGGAAagcagaggtaggtag